One Terriglobales bacterium genomic region harbors:
- a CDS encoding DUF2950 domain-containing protein — protein sequence MRTQFTAATKLLVLFISALLASFALAQAPAPGVDTGQRTFSSAKDAADALFEAARAGDQGLIQVILGPDANDITSSGDQVADENARASFITKYSQKHALLAKAKGVQELRIGNDAWPFPIPIKEQSGRWRFDSAAGRDELLARRIGRNELATIRSCRAYVQAQREYAEQSRDGEPAGIYAAKLTSDPGKQNGLYWEVKEGESPSPMGPLMADATSEGYGQSKGERPFHGYFYRLLKAQGASAPGGAKNYLDDGKLKYGFALLAFPAEYGVSGIMTFIVSQQGRVYQRDLGKNTSQTAYQIQEYNPDKSWKLVQ from the coding sequence ATGAGAACTCAATTCACTGCCGCGACGAAGCTGCTGGTGCTCTTTATTTCCGCGCTTCTGGCTTCTTTCGCTCTAGCCCAGGCCCCTGCCCCTGGCGTTGATACCGGTCAAAGGACGTTTTCGTCAGCAAAGGACGCTGCCGATGCCCTCTTTGAAGCTGCAAGGGCAGGCGACCAGGGATTGATTCAGGTGATTCTCGGACCCGATGCTAACGACATCACTTCATCCGGCGATCAGGTAGCCGACGAAAACGCCCGGGCCTCGTTCATAACAAAGTATTCGCAAAAGCACGCCTTGTTAGCAAAAGCGAAGGGCGTCCAGGAACTCCGAATCGGGAACGATGCGTGGCCCTTTCCCATTCCCATTAAGGAACAAAGCGGAAGATGGAGGTTCGACAGTGCCGCCGGCAGAGACGAACTTCTGGCGCGGCGTATCGGACGCAACGAGCTCGCGACCATTCGCTCCTGCCGGGCTTACGTCCAAGCGCAACGTGAGTATGCCGAACAATCTCGAGATGGAGAACCTGCTGGTATCTACGCTGCCAAACTCACGAGCGATCCCGGAAAACAGAACGGCTTGTATTGGGAAGTCAAAGAAGGGGAATCGCCGAGTCCTATGGGCCCGCTCATGGCTGATGCGACCTCCGAGGGCTATGGTCAGAGCAAGGGCGAACGCCCTTTTCACGGTTATTTTTATCGCCTGCTTAAGGCGCAAGGAGCTAGCGCTCCCGGCGGAGCCAAGAACTATCTGGACGATGGAAAACTAAAATACGGATTCGCATTGCTCGCGTTTCCCGCGGAATACGGAGTTAGCGGGATCATGACCTTTATCGTGAGTCAGCAGGGACGTGTGTATCAGCGAGATCTGGGCAAGAACACATCGCAAACGGCATATCAAATACAGGAATACAATCCGGACAAATCCTGGAAACTGGTGCAATAG
- a CDS encoding DUF3300 domain-containing protein → MFLQNLRLRRLVASGLVLLGTWSSVSCNKGKGNNATSGPAGGAPLATAPAASSQLTPDYLDELLAPVALYPDVVLIQIFTAATNPQEVLDAGNWLIQNVNLSTDQRVEAAKQVGFGPSTLALVQFPQVVDMMCQQMDWTKQVGEAFKTDQKAVLASAQRLRTEAVNAGSLRSTPEQIVTKENQGGQQVVVVQPANPQVVYVPQYDPEQVYSPPPESAASAPQQTPTTTTQTTEAQSSGVSTGTAVAASLLSFGVGMALGSALHHDDYYYPNWGYGAAFYGPRPYVPAAYAYRPVYGSAFRPAYGYAAPARYPYAYNNAYRGGNNNITVNQNNYYNRFHNNQNINNRNANISRAGYNGNVANSRPGTRGSEQWKGKSTYAGGNRQSARNEGLGANRSDPGGNRSQLGTNRSGLAANRASGTGNALAGRTANGPTAGTRNANTQPAVSRTSNSQPRSLTQPSQRASSDRGYGGGQREASSQSNRSSAFSGGSAREEKAASARGHQSSGGGGKRAGGGGRRG, encoded by the coding sequence ATGTTCCTTCAAAATTTACGGCTGCGGAGGTTAGTCGCCTCAGGACTGGTGCTCTTAGGCACTTGGTCTAGCGTGAGTTGCAATAAGGGAAAAGGGAACAATGCAACGTCAGGTCCGGCTGGCGGAGCTCCGCTTGCGACAGCGCCTGCGGCTAGCTCTCAGCTTACCCCTGACTACCTGGATGAGCTGCTCGCCCCAGTTGCCCTGTATCCGGATGTCGTGCTCATACAGATCTTCACAGCCGCAACGAATCCGCAAGAAGTTCTCGACGCAGGGAACTGGCTTATACAAAACGTTAATCTGAGCACCGACCAACGCGTAGAAGCTGCGAAACAAGTCGGCTTCGGCCCGAGCACTCTGGCATTGGTGCAGTTTCCCCAAGTTGTCGACATGATGTGCCAACAGATGGACTGGACCAAACAAGTCGGAGAGGCTTTCAAAACAGATCAGAAGGCAGTGTTGGCCTCGGCGCAACGGCTGCGAACTGAGGCAGTAAACGCCGGATCATTGCGAAGCACTCCTGAACAAATTGTGACGAAGGAGAATCAGGGTGGACAGCAGGTTGTCGTGGTGCAGCCCGCCAATCCGCAAGTTGTCTACGTACCGCAGTACGATCCGGAGCAGGTCTACAGCCCGCCGCCAGAATCCGCGGCGAGCGCACCACAGCAAACACCTACAACCACCACACAGACAACTGAGGCACAAAGCTCGGGAGTGAGCACCGGAACTGCAGTAGCGGCGTCGCTGCTCAGTTTTGGAGTCGGCATGGCGCTAGGCTCAGCGCTCCACCATGACGACTACTATTATCCCAATTGGGGATACGGCGCGGCCTTTTATGGTCCCCGACCCTATGTTCCTGCGGCGTATGCCTATCGCCCCGTCTATGGATCAGCATTCCGCCCGGCGTACGGCTACGCAGCTCCCGCAAGGTATCCGTATGCCTACAATAATGCGTATCGCGGCGGGAACAACAACATCACAGTTAATCAGAACAACTACTACAATCGCTTTCACAACAATCAGAACATCAACAATCGAAATGCGAATATCAGCCGCGCCGGTTATAACGGAAATGTAGCAAATTCCCGTCCTGGCACTCGGGGAAGCGAGCAATGGAAAGGTAAGAGCACGTATGCGGGGGGGAATCGCCAATCCGCTCGCAACGAAGGACTCGGCGCGAATCGTTCGGACCCCGGGGGGAATCGGTCCCAACTCGGAACGAACCGTTCTGGATTGGCCGCGAACCGGGCGAGCGGCACAGGCAATGCGCTCGCAGGGCGAACTGCTAACGGACCAACTGCTGGCACACGAAACGCCAACACCCAGCCTGCGGTTTCGCGAACTTCAAATTCACAACCTCGAAGCTTGACTCAGCCTTCCCAGCGTGCATCGTCCGATCGTGGCTACGGAGGCGGCCAGCGGGAAGCCAGTTCGCAGAGCAATCGCAGCAGCGCATTTTCCGGAGGCAGCGCACGCGAGGAGAAAGCGGCCAGCGCCAGAGGCCATCAGAGCTCTGGTGGCGGCGGTAAGCGAGCGGGAGGAGGAGGACGACGAGGATGA